DNA from Phaeodactylum tricornutum CCAP 1055/1 PHATR_bd_33x35 genomic scaffold, whole genome shotgun sequence:
TTGATAGATATCCTTTCAATTGCGAAGGGTTGAccaaagtcggtgtcggtAATATTGGAtcactctatctgtgacagcaggaaaccttgcttggctaaAGTAGCCCATGAGTTCTGctatccgtcgcaaacaacaCTTTCCCTCTCTCTACCcatgatgggagtgaccaagaaagttgcaggTGCGGGCAGTGTAGGGGGGTGAACAAGTAatgccaaatagaatccaccatagaaatagaagataaattaatcatcaaacaaaatgcaaccaacatgtgtagcagctatagatactacaagcaaaCTGAGAAAGCGTAACAAAGTCGAGTTATAAAGAAGACTACTTGATGTTATTCCTGTAAAGCCCAGGCTGTCAATAGGGCCAGCACAACTGTTTCGTATTGCTCGATTTGGGACGTCGTTTGCatcttgctcgaccgtcgctccttttgtttgttctCCTTCCTGTTTGTCCGACAAGGCGGCTAGTACTtgctttagcgcttcttcgaaattcTGCTGCTCCTGGTGCGCTGCTTGCATCTGCTCCTGGAGTTTCTTGTAGAACagtttgacattgtcttccccATTCTGGGGAACAACAAAAGAGCGGGCGGGTCCGTCGCGAAAtaagcaccagatttcgtaaaacgctccgaattacactccaaatcaccgcactgcatgatcaccagtcttctctgATGTTAGCCTAGCCTATCTGCAAAAAAACATCCGCGGTCGATGCTGTTCGCTTGCTACATTGTAGATGCAAACTgggtgccgtgagtgtttctgttgtaaaaTTTCACGAAAGAACGattctctactagctagaagctGTATCAACGGcgagtccattttggccgacactgactgttcacagttgtacgtaagcaacacaaaacacagACGCGAtttacggaagaacgaccgactgtgaaaggtGTTCGCCAGACGTCAGCCAGTcaggtatccctgtggagtaactttcaccgtttttgaatctcagtgggaattttttggatcccagtgggatgcgttaagtaaaaaatgaatccctgtgtaaatATAAAATATACATTCATGTATAAATTTACTACACAGGGATTTCCTTTTGCTTAGGAACCGCTGAAGGATTTATTTTGCATTGGAAAATCATCTTCGCATTTACAACGACACGGTCCCGGTTACAGAGAAGGCGCAAAAGAAGTACGGCACACTGCCTCTCTTCTCCTCTGTCAGTAACATAACTAGTAGCTCCAAATTGGAAACGACTCATGACAACCTAGCTAGGGGAACATTGTACGGCCAGAAACcataagaatcaaatcctttcatgggactcctaaaacgtcgttgaggaaacgttcttttacccgtttctttctcaagtctgttcactgccgagcaggcacagccgttgcacaaagcatttatcatgatcaagtacatgctggtgttgcttacttttcgtacaatgaagttttggtgcaaggattgatgtgtttgtatcTTTTGATTGCCTCTGTTTactttgcgttgacaacgtACGGTCCTGTAGTGTGCCGCTTGGTCTTTTGTGCCGAAAGGCGAGCGCGGGCCCCGGAGTCTGTAATTGCAGTCAATATTTTCCATTATCCTTGGCCCTTTCAATATCACCAAAGTCGTCAACCGTCCATTCGATCGTTGAGTACGGCCTTGCGGTTGGATGCTCTGCAGAATTTGCATCCCACTCAGGTACcctgtcacggtatagtaccatgcgacatgtctcctagtgatgtccgtcctctagacgtcaacacggtgaacggcggttggagtgttcataagggagaagtgagtcgtatggaagttaactcggtcttattgcatgaaattcctatatacaatgatgtatcgtgcgttggagagaacgcgactgaacatgtcgtgttctgacagtggcaacggagtgggactgacaatacttattgcccgactaacggatgtaaatggatgcgctccatttcccgcggcatgcatgttatgaaaggtatttccggttccactataagtatatgtgagcgcgcgtcatggtataaggatactatgatggaagaaagatatttgtgtacgtttgagtttgttcctcaggttttgttgtatcttggcaaatcggaggagcaacaagaattagtttatagcactaattcttcaatcattgttttataagttctttgatccgcattgctagtttacgcataggtcctcgtatccgctgcctaacccaaggggagcgtcgccaacgagtagagttttacagtccctaagtcccttaggtgtatcgccggtcgtttgtaataacgccctctcttgtttaccaggctctgttcctaacagcgcttctgtccatacggtgtacattggtgtatatcgtaacagattaacagtcttggtttctcgtcaaaccactgctgcttaTCGCGCAGAATTTGGTAAACCCACCTTGAGTCCGTCTCAAGGAAACGTCGAGCTTGGTACCAGCGTACCTCGTCCGATAACACTGCCTACATTGTTTGTGTTGCATAAAGTATCAGAGGTGTCTAAGGAGAcatttatcggcttgtgttCCGCATccttggaagctgctaccacCATCCTCCTGACCACTGGTATTGAAAACCCATTAGtacttcagggtttgtcagtAAGTCGTCTcggcctccctacttcctcggaataaCCGGCACTGGAAATCGTCTAGGTTTTCTTCTGGATTTGCCAGTGGGTTGTTTCGTGATTACGGGTTCTCTTGCCAAGTGAGGTATTTgataccaataggcttgGAAGACCAATCCTGATTCCGGTTCGGACGGGTATACTCACCGGTTAATAAGAGTACGGGGGGGGGGACTAATCAACCCTTCGATAGTTATTGGCACGGAGCGATATCACGCACAGCAGTAACACTGCCACCAAGGTGGTAGAAGGGAGTGAACCAGTGCTGGCAACGtccactggtgtagggtcaaaaaaagaagtccgcttagttacagcgaaggacctgaAATATAGTGGAAGACCTAACCCCGGAACGCTACCGACCCGGCTACCCAGCCCAACTCAAGACCTGACCcggctatccagcccaaCCCAAGACCTGGTTGGTTACCCATTTCAATATGGTTACCGCTACACGGACAATGTCCGATGCAAGCGCTTTCGCTCATTTACTCGACACGGTCCTTGCCCTACCGGCAACATCTCCTATCCGTTCTAGTCTTGTACTACATGAGTTAGATGATCTAGACAGACTCCTTAGTATTTTTGAGGGCCAAATCGAAACTCTAGAATATCTCCCTGTACCATCCGAAGGTGACGCAACCCCTGTCCCAATCAAGTTACGTATGGGTCATCAACAACTCTTACGTTACTTGCTACTCTGGATACGTCAACTCTCGCACGACAAAGGAGGTTCCCTCTCGAACTACGAACTCATCTCTCTCATGAAAGAAGATTTCAGTTTATTTCGACGGTCTCCGTCAATTCATTTGTCGAATGCAGTCCCAACACCCAGTTCACAATCAAGCACTCCTTCGACTATGGTTGGAAACTCTAGTCGTTCTGCTGTCGCTGATTTTAAACGCGGTGTTAAACGTGATAAAACGCATTATCCGGTGCTCAAGGACGACCGATATTGGGACAACTTCTACCGTACTTTTGTCGTTACCGCCGTATCGCACAATGTTGATAATGTCCTAGATCCAGCTTACTCCCCTACGAATACAGATGAAATATTGCTATTCAGGGAGCAGAAAAAGTTCGTCTATTCCGCTCTAGAACACTGCTTGCAAACGGATATGGGTAAAAACATTGTCCGCGAGCATGCCTTTGATTTCGATGCACAAACtgttttcgcaaaagtggTAAAACACTACACCGAATCCACACCTGCAAAGATCAGTTCTGGTACCACACTGTCATACCTGACCTCTGCGAAGTACGGCAGCTCCTGGACTGGAACCGCTGAAGGATTTAttttgcattggaaaaatcatCTTCGCATTTACAACGACACGGTCCCGGTTACAGAGAAGTTGCCACCACAACTTTGCCTCAGCCTGCTCGAGTCCTCTGTACGCGACGTTTCAGAGCTTCGCCAAGTCAACACTACCGCGAATCTAGATTTAGCTAAAGGGGGGTCTCCCATTAACTATGAAAATTACCTAAGTCTACTCCTTGCTGCTGCGACTTTGTAcgataaaggaaacaatttttCTAATTCTCGTAGCCCAAAATCCAAGCGCAGCGCCTTTGTTACTGAGACTACCTTTCCCGATGATGAATATGGCGTCAATTACGACATTGATTTGTCACCGTCCATCCTTTACGAAGCGAATACTCACAACCGCAGAGCAGGCGACCAAAATCGAGACCGCCAGAGCAATGTCAATCGTGAGCGACCGTATATTCCTCGTGAGATGTGGGATAAACTGTCCGACGATGCAAAGGAGATTCTCCGTGGTATGTCTTCTCCTAAAGAAGGAAACGCCTCGGCCAACAGCAAGTCTTCATCTGCATTTCATGCCAACTCCCATTCTTTAACCGATACGGGACACCCCTCATCAACGGACGAATCGTTGCACGAAAATGACAACGATAAATTCCATGATTGCGGGAACGACACGGAACTGCTTGCACACCTTACTGATCGCTCAAGTAATATGGCAAATGGAGACATTCGCAAGGTCCTCGCTTCAGCTTCCTCCTATAAGCAGAATTCGAAGAACTCCCTGCAGTCAAATATGCTCGAATACAGTATTTCCCGACACTCCGTTGCAGAGACTACATCCTCCCTCATCGACAGAGGCGCAAACGGCGGACTTGCCGGAAGCGATGTTAAAATCCTTAACAAAACAGGCCGTTCTGCGAGCATCACGGGTATTAATGACCATCCTTTGCCTgatttggacattgtcaccgcCGCTGGCCTCGTTGAATCACAACATGGACCCATCATTGTCATACTTCATCAGTATGCCCACCATGGAAAGGGAAAAACGATCCATTCTAGTGCTCAACTTGAATACTACAAGAATATTGTCGAGGACCGTTCCCGTGTTTTAGGCGGTAAACAACGTATCATAACTCTAGATGATTACGTTATTCCCCTACACGTTCGTCAAGGACTAGCTTATATGGACATGAGACCTCCTTCCGATGCAGAGTTTGACACGTTACCCCACGTTGTACTTACTTCCGATGTCGACTGGGACCCGTCCATtatcgacaacgaaattgacCTTGTCACAGACTGGCATGATGCCACACAGGACCTTCCCAGCGACCCGTACGTTGAACCCCGTTTCAATTCAACTGGTGAACACCAACATAGGCACGTTGCGACCTTTGACATTTTCTCGTCATCTGACTTTGTTCATTGGTCCACGGCTATCGATAATATACTCTCGTCAAACCAACATGACATGACCCGCAATTCGCACAATTACGAAGCCTTGCGTCCTTGTCTTGGCTGGGTCTCCGCCAACACAGTCCAGAAAACCATCATGGCCACTACGCAATTTGCTTGTGAGGTCTATAATGCACCTATGCGTAAACATTTCAAGTCTCGTTTTCCGGCACTTAATGTTCACCGGCGCAACGAAGCTGTGGCTACCGATACCATTTGGTCGGACACGCCTGCTGTCGATAACGGCGCTAAATTTGCGCAATTATTTGTCGGTAGACGATCGCTTGTTACCGACATTTATCCTATGAAAACAGACAAAGAGTTTGTTAATGCACTCGAAGACAATATTCGTCATCGGGGTGCCATGGATAAACTCATCAGTGACCGTGCCAAAGCCGAGatcagcaagaaagtttcTGATATTACTCGTGCTTACCACATTGATCAATGGCAAAGCAAGCCCAATCaccagcaccaaaattatgCTGAACGTCGAATTGCAACTGTtgaagcaaatgcaaataACTTTCTTAACAAAACTGGTGCACCTAATTCTACATGGTTATTGTGTGTTTCCTACATTTGTTATTTGTTTAATCATTTGGCCCATGAGTCTTTGCACGATCGCACCCCCCTCGAAATTCTTAACGGTAGTACTCCTGATATTAGCGTACTCCTTCAATTCCATTTCTGGGAACCGATCTTCTACCGACTTGAAGAccctacttttccttccgacgGAACTGAAAAAAAAGGGCCactttgttggaattgctgattccgttggtgatGCTCTTACCTACAAGGTACTCACCAATGACTCCCACAAGATCCTTCTCCGATCTAGTGTTCGCTCTGCGTTGAAACCTAGTGAAAGCAATTTGCGTCTTGAGCCACATGAAGGGGAGAGTCCTCCTAAGCCCATCAACTTCATTAAGTCGCGCAGAACTGAGGACGGAAATTCTTATGCCATCCACACGCTACCTGGTTTCACCCCGGACGATCTCATCGGACGCACCTTTTTAACCGATACCCAGGACaatggggagcgttttcgtgcaTGTATTGCcagaaaaattcttgatcctgACAAACCACATGACATCCAATTTCTCGTTGAAATCAATGACGGTGAACACGATGAAATCATcgcctacaacgaaattctagataaagtCGAGACCGAcctagaaaaggaattgactGATACTGatcggcaatggaagttTAAAGACATTGTGGCACACCAAGGACCCCTTCAAACCACAGACATTAACTATAAAGGTTCTAAGTTTAATGTTTTGgtaaactgggaaactggagAGTCTAGCTATGAACCTCTAGACGTTATACGTGCCGACGATCCTATTACTTGCGCAGCCTATGCTAAACGTCAAGGTTTGCTGGATACCCCGGGTTGGAAACAGTTCAAACAACTTGTCAACCGCCAGAAGAAGTTCCAACGCCTTGTAAACCAAAGCCGCACACACTCTATCCGTCGTGTACCTACCTACAAATTTGGGTACCAGATCCCTCGCGACCATCTTAACGCTGTTGATATCGACAGGCGTAATGGCAACACTAAATGGCAGGATGCTGAGAGTATAGAGCGTACACAGCTTCATGAATACAATacctttgtcgacaaaggtAAAGCTATTCTAAATGGTAAACATGTTTCGAACGTGCCACAAGGGTACAGGAAGATCAGAATTCACACGGTCTACGATGTCAAACATGATGGCAGGCACAAGGCTCGTATGGTTGCTGGAGGTCACCTTACCCCCGTGCCTCCTGAGAGCGTCTACTCTGGAGTCGTGTCACTTCGAAGCCTCCGTATTGTTGTGTTCCTGGCCGAGCTAAATAACTTGAGGCTATGGGGAGCTGAAATTGGGAATGCCTATCTTGAAGCCAAAACccaagagaaagtctttgttgttgccggaccGGAGTTCGGAGACCTCAACGGTCACATCCTTGTCATCAACAAGGCCCTTTACGGTCTACGTAGTAGTGGACTTCGTTGGCATGAGAGGTTCGCCGACACACTTCGCGACATGGGTTTTACACCCAGCAAGGCCGACTCCGATGTTTGGATGCGACCCAGTCAAGGCGTCTACGAGTATATTGCCGTCTACGTCGACAACATTGCCGTCGCAGCACATGACCCCGGTAGTATTGTTGAACAACTTAAAAGTGTccacaagtacaagctcaaaggtgTTGGACCACTGGAGTACCACCTAGGTTG
Protein-coding regions in this window:
- a CDS encoding predicted protein, whose protein sequence is MMEERYLFLVSRQTTAAYRAEFGKPTLSPSQGNVELGTSVPRPITLPTLFVLHKVSEVSKETFIGLCSASLEAATTILLTTGIENPLVLQGLSLLARSDITHSSNTATKVVEGSEPVLATSTGVGSKKEVRLVTAKDLKYSGRPNPGTLPTRLPSPTQDLTRLSSPTQDLVGYPFQYGYRYTDNVRCKRFRSFTRHDDLDRLLSIFEGQIETLEYLPVPSEGDATPVPIKLRMGHQQLLRYLLLWIRQLSHDKGGSLSNYELISLMKEDFSLFRRSPSIHLSNAVPTPSSQSSTPSTMVGNSSRSAVADFKRGVKRDKTHYPVLKDDRYWDNFYRTFVVTAVSHNVDNVLDPAYSPTNTDEILLFREQKKFVYSALEHCLQTDMGKNIVREHAFDFDAQTVFAKVVKHYTESTPAKISSGTTLSYLTSAKYGSSWTGTAEGFILHWKNHLRIYNDTVPVTEKLPPQLCLSLLESSVRDVSELRQVNTTANLDLAKGGSPINYENYLSLLLAAATLYDKGNNFSNSRSPKSKRSAFVTETTFPDDEYGVNYDIDLSPSILYEANTHNRRAGDQNRDRQSNVNRERPYIPREMWDKLSDDAKEILRGMSSPKEGNASANSKSSSAFHANSHSLTDTGHPSSTDESLHENDNDKFHDCGNDTELLAHLTDRSSNMANGDIRKVLASASSYKQNSKNSLQSNMLEYSISRHSVAETTSSLIDRGANGGLAGSDVKILNKTGRSASITGINDHPLPDLDIVTAAGLVESQHGPIIVILHQYAHHGKGKTIHSSAQLEYYKNIVEDRSRVLGGKQRIITLDDYVIPLHVRQGLAYMDMRPPSDAEFDTLPHVVLTSDVDWDPSIIDNEIDLVTDWHDATQDLPSDPYVEPRFNSTGEHQHRHVATFDIFSSSDFVHWSTAIDNILSSNQHDMTRNSHNYEALRPCLGWVSANTVQKTIMATTQFACEVYNAPMRKHFKSRFPALNVHRRNEAVATDTIWSDTPAVDNGAKFAQLFVGRRSLVTDIYPMKTDKEFVNALEDNIRHRGAMDKLISDRAKAEISKKVSDITRAYHIDQWQSKPNHQHQNYAERRIATVEANANNFLNKTGAPNSTWLLCVSYICYLFNHLAHESLHDRTPLEILNGSTPDISVLLQFHFWEPIFYRLEDPTFPSDGTEKKGPLCWNC